The following coding sequences lie in one Stigmatopora argus isolate UIUO_Sarg chromosome 5, RoL_Sarg_1.0, whole genome shotgun sequence genomic window:
- the wsb2 gene encoding WD repeat and SOCS box-containing protein 2 has protein sequence MCSTENDPAELHPTDPALILELKTRRPPSLEGRPGCETWSVDFSPDGAWFAWSMGHGIVWVVAWPLDSQEGRDGKVDRADKSFSCGHAVWGLAFGPQVPKKSDKQTSHDRTLLLATGLENGLIKIWNVLTGMAVLDLHGHEGVVRNLLFPPNGTLTLVSSSRDKTLRVWDLARKGKNVQVLSGHKDWISCCCVSSDCSMMATVGRFDRMVCLWSLRSYTLIRNLMGGAHKTLYLLSSCDFSPDGALLATAAFSGASWWIDLWDPYTAEKLATLADYFEDYGQNQISSIQFSPTGLHLAIVTDDRALGIWEPGKPGLSMQTKAERNSNGLCCKYHPRGGVIATGTRDGHVRFWRAPQTVPALRHMCRATLRHSVSTHQLEPLPLPKRIFQYLTYRDIAASHLH, from the exons ATGTGCTCCACCGAAAACGACCCGGCGGAACTCCATCCGACGG ACCCTGCGCTCATTCTGGAGTTGAAAACCCGGCGCCCGCCGTCCTTGGAGGGTCGGCCCGGCTGCGAGACCTGGAGCGTGGATTTCTCCCCCGACGGAGCTTGGTTCGCCTGGTCCATGGGCCACGGCATCGTGTGGGTGGTCGCCTGGCCACTCGACTCGCA AGAAGGTCGCGATGGCAAGGTGGACCGAGCAGATAAAAGCTTCAGTTGCGGCCATGCCGTTTGGGGCCTGGCCTTCGGCCCGCAAGTTCCCAAAAAGTCCGACAAACAAACCAGCCATGACAGGACGCTACTTTTGGCTACCGGCTTGGAAAACGGCCTCATCAAAATTTGGAATGTTCTCACGG GCATGGCCGTGTTGGACCTTCACGGCCACGAGGGCGTCGTGCGGAACCTGCTCTTCCCTCCCAACGGGACGCTTACCCTGGTGTCATCGTCTCGCGACAAGACCCTGCGGGTTTGGGACTTGGCGCGCAAAG GGAAGAACGTTCAGGTGCTGTCTGGACACAAAGACTGGATCAGCTGCTGCTGCGTGTCATCGGATTGCAGCATGATGGCCACCGTGGGGCGCTTTGATCGG ATGGTGTGTCTGTGGAGCCTCCGCTCGTACACGCTCATCCGCAACCTGATGGGCGGCGCCCACAAGACGCTTTACCTGCTGTCGTCCTGCGACTTCTCACCCGACGGGGCGCTGCTGGCCACCGCTGCCTTCAGCGGGGCCAGTTGGTGGATCGACCTGTGGGACCCGTACACCGCCGAGAAGCTGGCTACGCTCGC AGACTACTTTGAGGACTACGGCCAAAACCAGATATCGTCCATCCAGTTCTCCCCCACCGGTTTGCACTTGGCCATCGTGACGGACGACAG AGCTCTGGGCATCTGGGAACCCGGAAAGCCAGGACTGAGCATGCAGACCAAAGCCGAACGCAACTCCAACGGCCTGTGCTGCAAATACCATCCGCGAGGGGGCGTCATCGCCACCGG AACCCGCGATGGCCACGTGAGGTTTTGGCGCGCTCCGCAGACCGTGCCTGCCCTGCGTCACATGTGCCGCGCCACCCTACGCCACTCTGTGTCCACGCACCAGCTGGAGCCTTTGCCCCTGCCCAAACGCATCTTCCAATACCTCACGTACCGTGACATCGCCGCTTCACACTTGCATTGA
- the LOC144074497 gene encoding peptidyl-prolyl cis-trans isomerase-like produces MSLPKVFFDVACDGSSLGRVVMELRDDVVPKTAENFRALCTGEKGFGYKGSTFHRIIPGFMCQGGDFTNHNGTGGKSIYGNKFADENFTLKHTAPGTLSMANAGPNTNGSQFFICTAVTSWLDKKHVVFGSVVSGLDVVRAMEARGSQSGKTNGKITISNCGQI; encoded by the exons ATGTCGCTACCAAAAGTCTTCTTCGACGTCGCCTGCGACGGCTCGTCTCTTGGCCGTGTGGTGATGGAG CTGCGCGATGACGTGGTTCCCAAGACGGCTGAAAATTTCCGGGCCCTTTGCACTGGTGAGAAGGGCTTTGGCTACAAGGGCAGCACCTTCCACCGTATCATCCCTGGATTCATGTGCCAG GGTGGCGACTTCACCAACCACAACGGAACTGGTGGCAAGTCCATCTACGGAAACAAGTTCGCCGATGAGAACTTCACCCTGAAGCACACGGCGCCTGGCACCTTGTCCATGGCCAATGCTGGACCCAACACCAATGGGTCGCAGTTCTTCATCTGCACTGCTGTGACCAGCTG GTTGGACAAAAAACACGTGGTTTTTGGCTCTGTGGTGTCGGGCCTTGACGTGGTCAGAGCCATGGAGGCCAGGGGCTCCCAGAGCGGGAAGACTAATGGCAAAATCACCATCAGCAACTGCGGCCAGATCTGA